The Streptomyces sp. NBC_00286 nucleotide sequence AAGCAGCCCCGGCGCCGTACGCGAAAGGTCGCCGAAGCCGCCGAGGCAGGCATCCCGGCCCAGGCGACCGCGACGGAGGAGCCGGCGGCCACGCCGCGCCGCCGTACGCGCAAGGCGGCACAGGCCGCGCTGGACACGGCCGAGGGCACAGCGGTCGAGGCGACGGAGACGAAGCCGCGTCGCACCCGCAAGACCGCGGCCGCTGCTGAGGCAGCCGTGGACACCGTCGAGGCGACCGAGGCGAAGCCCCGCCGCCGTACGCGTAAGGCTGCGGAGGCCGGTATCCCGGCTCAGGCGGCCGAGTCGGTCACGGACGAGGCCCCGGCCAAGCCCCGGCGCACCCGTAAGGCGGCGGCCACGCCCGTCGAGGCCGATGCGCCGGAGGCGGCGCCCCGCCGCCGCACCCGCAAGAAGGCGGCAGCAGCCACCGAGGCGACCGAGAGCTGAGCCTCACTCCGACGGCCCGGCCCCAGCACTTGGGGCCGGGCCGTCACCATTCCGGAAGCGCGAAAAGTCACGCCACCCCGCAACCCGGCCGAGGCAGCAGCCACCGAGAGCGAGCCTCTCTCCCACGGCCCGGCCCCAGCACTTGAGGTCGGGCCGTCGCCATTCCGGAAGCGCTAAAAGTCACGCCGCCCTGCAACCCGCTCGACAGCTTCCTTGGCTAGCCTCCTCCTCATGAGCAGGCCCGCCACCTTTGTCCCCCCGCCCGGCGCCCGTGCGTATCGGCTCGGCACCGCGCGCGGTGAGTTCGCCGTGATCGACGCCCCCGTGGCGCCCGGCGTCGAAGCGAAGGGAACCGCGCTGCTGCTGCCAGGGTTCACCGGCAGCAAGGAGGACTTCATCTCCCTGCACGAACCCCTGGCCGCGGCCGGATACCGGACCGTCGCCGTGGACGGACGCGGCCAGTACAAGACGCCGGGCCCAAGAGACGACGAAGCCCCGTATGCGCAAGGTGAGTTGGCGCGGGACGTACTCGCCCAGGTCGAGGCGGTCACCGAGACGCCGCAGGAACGCGTGCACCTCGTCGGCCACTCGTTCGGCGGACAGGTCGCCCGGGCCGCCGTACTGCTGGACTCCGCCCGCTTCCGCTCGCTCACGCTCATCGCCTCGGGGCCGGCCGAGATCTCCGCTTCGCAGCAGCTACGGGTCAAGCTGTTGCGGGACGCTCTCGCCGTGATGGACATGGCGCAGGTGTGGGACGCGATCCAGGCACTGGAGCCTCCGGAGGACGCGGCCGACCAGCAGGACCTGGACGCCGGACTCGATGACCTCGAAGTGCTCAGGCAACGCTGGCTCGGCAACAGCCCCGCTCAACTCATCGCCGCGGGGCGCCAGTTGTGCTCGGAACCGGACCGCGTCGCCGAGCTGGCCGCCGTACCGATCCCCTTTCACGTCCTGTCGGGCGAAGAGGACGGCACCTGGCCGGTGCCGCTCCTGGACGACATGGCCGTACGCCTCAAGGCCCACCGCACGGTCGTACGCGGAGCCGAGCACTCCCCCAACACGGACCGCCCCCTGGAAACGGCCGAAGCCCTGGCCGCCTTCTGGAAGCAGACCGACCAAACCACGTAAAGGCTCAGTACTGCGCCTGCAAGTGCCCCCAGAACCCGTCCCGCAAGGCCCGTCGCAGATCCGCCTGGCCGCGTAGCGAGTACTGCAGCAGGCCCTCCGCCTCAACCAGGAGGTCCTGGTCGACGGGCCCGGGCAGATACGGATGTCCGGGCAGCAGATCCGCCAGTGCCTCCCGCCCCCGCGCGCCCAGCCACTGCGCGGCGACCTGCGCCCCCACGAACCGCACGTCCTCCCGGGTGGGCCGCGCCCCCGCCGAGGCTTCGTAGGAGG carries:
- a CDS encoding alpha/beta fold hydrolase; this translates as MSRPATFVPPPGARAYRLGTARGEFAVIDAPVAPGVEAKGTALLLPGFTGSKEDFISLHEPLAAAGYRTVAVDGRGQYKTPGPRDDEAPYAQGELARDVLAQVEAVTETPQERVHLVGHSFGGQVARAAVLLDSARFRSLTLIASGPAEISASQQLRVKLLRDALAVMDMAQVWDAIQALEPPEDAADQQDLDAGLDDLEVLRQRWLGNSPAQLIAAGRQLCSEPDRVAELAAVPIPFHVLSGEEDGTWPVPLLDDMAVRLKAHRTVVRGAEHSPNTDRPLETAEALAAFWKQTDQTT